The following DNA comes from Cucumis sativus cultivar 9930 chromosome 7, Cucumber_9930_V3, whole genome shotgun sequence.
ATGCATTTCTAGATACATGTAATTATTCAAGTACATGAATGGTATGTATTCatgtacttcatttattttgtgtcttttaGGAAGTGTCTCTTGAATACTATATATAGAgatcatttccttcatttgtatacaagataaaagaatcaaatcaatagAAGCAAATATTGAGTTTTAGAAAGTAAGTGAGTTTCAAGAGAACAACATTCTTCTCTTGTGTGTTATTGAGTTTTCTAAgagaaaaaatttcttctcttaaaagtTTGTGAGATTTAGAGTAAATTTAGAGTGGGCTCGTCAACGCCTCCAACAAATTTTACGCATTCTAGTACCTAAATTTCATAAGTGATTGTCTTCTAACGAACTATATTTTGTggaattaaattgaaatttgaacaaaagttacaaaaagaagaaattagaagaagatacatatttgtgttttaatagttttttcctACTTGCATGAATAAACAATATCCAAATTGAATAGTTAACTATATGAGATTTAagtctaaaataaacaatactACGTCATTATACAAACATGTgaaaatacaatttgttttCCCAATGAGTTTGAGCCTATAAAAAAGAACCTAAACCAAACCCAAAACCCCATCCCTCATTTCTCTTCAAAACAAATCCTTACATACAAactaagagagagaaaaaaaatgggttCTCTTACCAAAGTAGACCAAGGAAAACAGCAACCTCATGCAGTGCTCTTCCCATACCCATCTCAAGGCCACATAAGTCCCATGCTAAAGCTTGCAAAACTCTTTCACCACAAAGGCTTTCACATAACGTTTGTCAATACAGAATACAACCATAGACGTCTCCTCAGATCCCGAGGTCCCAACTCTTTGGATGGCTTGCCTGACTTTCATTTCAGAGCCATTCCCGACGGCCTCCCACCGTCCGACGGCAACTCCACCCAACATATTCCTTCACTTTGCTATTCCGCTTCCCGCAATTGTTTGGCTCCACTCTGTAGTCTCATTTCGGAGATCAACTCGAGTGGCACCGTTCCACCTGTTTCCTGTATTATTGGCGATGGGGTCATGACTTTCACTGTTTTTGCTGCCCAGAAATTTGGTATTCCCATTGCTTCGTTTTGGACGGCTAGTGCTTGTGGGTGCCTTGGATATATGCAGTATGCTAAGCTTGTTGAACAGGGCTTGGTTCCTTTCAAAGGTATAAATTAACTTACAATCTACAGTTCTTGTTCGTTAtcgtttttattattttctatctGTCCTTTCTTTTCGTCCACTGATTATTTCTGCTGTAGTGATTAGCGCTGTGCCGCAAACATATCCTATCAatgcttttgaaattttgacaTATAATTCCTACAATTACATCCGTTCTTGGGTagatatctattaattttaattttgttaaaaatatttttaaaatcttacaatttcatcttcaagattttaattttgttttaatttagttcTTTGTTTccaagatttaaattttgaactttaacttttaactGAATACACATTTTCATTACGGGgtgttaaatatttattaattaatattaaaagtaattatgaagtgaaaaattaaaattaaatttagtagtgatgaagaaattgtatattattaattaattgtaatttttttaattaagagacAAGAAGTGAGTATTAAGTTAGAAGTGGAAGTTAAGAATGAAGAGATTGAATTGAAATCAAGCTAGCtagtttaaaatgtaaagtattattttaaatgcaGAGAaccaaaactatatttttcctcacattaatttatttggagTACAAAGACCCAAAACAAAACTAGCCTTTGAAGTTCAtgtataaaaatattcaaaattgtattttaataagaTTTCACTAGAGTACGTATCTTCTTGGCTTTGCTGTTTTATCATTTGTATtgattcattattttaatataaagttaaggaatacaaaaaacaaaaaaaatagggaACTTTAtcaatcaatataaaataatttggttGATTTGGTTGTTATCTAATCtccattattttcttctaatttaaaattgatttgtcctcaaaatttgataacaattaatcattcaaatttggtGTAATTGCATATTAAatcattaattgatttaaaagtaTAAGTTTATTggtgaaaataaatttaatattatattatctattaattcatcaataaactCAATACCATATAGTAAAAGATTTAAACACATAACCTTTTTGGACTATCGGCtctatatcatttttaatcgtcaatcaattcaaaaattttagttggataaatgacaaatttaatGTAATATTTAACGATCTAAAATCTTCTACTCATAgattataatttgtatttcttttgtattgcAGATGAAAACTTCACGACTAATGGGGATCTAGAAGAAACAATAGAATGGATTCCACCAATGGAGAAAATTCGTTTGAGAGACATTCCAAGCTTTATTAGAACGACAGATAAAGACGACATAATGCTCAACTTTTTCCTCGAACAATTAGAAACACTTCCCAAAGCCAATGCAATAATCATGAACACATTTGATTCCTTAGAGCACCATGTGTTGGAAGCACTTTCCTCAAAACTTCCTCCCATTTACCCAATTGGTCCAATCAACTCATTAGTTGCTGAGTTAATCAAAGACGAAAAAGTCAAGGACATCCGTTCAAATCTATGGGACGAGCAGTCAGAATGCATGAAATGGCTTGATTCACAACAACCCAACTCAGTAGTTTACGTCAACTTTGGAAGCATAACTGTGATGTCTCCTGAACACTTGGTGGAATTTGCATGGGGACTTGCCAATAGTGAGAAGCCCTTCTTGTGGATCGTAAGGCCAGATCTAGTGGAAGGGGAGACGGCATTGTTGCCGGCGGAGTTTTTGGCAGAAACGAAAGAAAGAGGGATGTTGGGGGATTGGTGTAACCAAGAAGAGGTTTTGAAGCATCCTTCGGTTGGAGGGTTTTTGACTCACAGTGGATGGAACTCGACGATGGAGAGTATTGCGGGAGGAGTGGCTATGATATCGTGGCCGTTCTTTGCAGAACAACAAACCAATTGTCGTTATTGTAAGACGGAGTGGGGAAATGGGTTGGAGATTGATAGCAATGTGAGGAGGGAGGACGTGGAGAAGCTTGTGAGGGAGTTGATGGAAGGAGAAAAGGGTGAAGACATGAAGAGAAATGCGGAAGAGTGGAAGAGGAAGGCTGAAGAGGCTTGTAAGAATGGTGGGTCATCCCTAACAAATTTAGATCGAGTCATTTCTGAAATTCTTTCCAGCAAAGAGAAATCAAAGCTTGAATGTCAAAATTAACGATATAATTTCATGTAAGCATGGCTAGTAACAACGCTCATGCCGTCTGGTCAAATAGTTAAgcatattaattttcataaatctaaACGAAGAAACTTTTGTCTTCTTTGGCTTTTCCTATTACTGATGTGTTTGATTTATATTGGTATTGTTATGGtttctttaatataaataagtgGTGTTCATTGGGATGTGTGCCAATGTGTTGTTGAATAATATTGTAGATCTCAAAGAAGGTTGATGTCCAATCTTAATCTGTTAAAGTCAATGaactatttgaaaaaagatacAATTAAGTAAATTCTAACAAAGTGTCATACAAATTTGTATATagacatataaataaatattttgtcattgttGCTGCATTTAAATTATCACTTTGCTCAAATTTGAttctatatatctttttttcatttcgtTAATCACATATGCATGTCTCacttttataaatgtaaatttttttttagtaaattttctGATTTCGAGGATAGTAAGTTGTGCAAGGTTTATTACcaaattagtaaatatttggtttaaaaaagaatacaaattttgcatttaaaaaattaaatttaaaatcagaTCAACAACCTCCTCtgaaattagttttcaaaaatagatcAACTCAATCCATAAACTTTtcaacatgaaaaaaataaaacataaccaaGATTAGAATAAGATCACATACACGTGGTGTGATCGATCCTATTCATCGGcgttatttaaaaataaaaagaaaaaagtagtaatcaaatcaaatttctaaactaATGAAATACTCACAACACAAAAGATCAGTGACATGTGGTATACTCACAACACAAAAGATCAGTGACATGTGGTATCCATCACTTCTGCTTTCTCTAACctatgaaaagtttatgaaaGTAAAGACAACACAATTTATATACAACTCCAATTTCCCTTTCTCTATCTAACTTTATTTCCCTTTCCCTatctaactttttctttatttttctttttaacggTATCTGTCTAGTTGGTAGGTGCATCCAAGCATTTTTACAAGATGGTATCGTTTTAGCACcttcattattttctataatgATTTTATTCATTGAAGCACAAGGTACATGATGATAAAACAAAAGGACTAGCGATAagccaaaagaaagaaagattcCTTTCTCTACCAAACTTTCCATGAATTGAcaagtcaaattttaataagttttttttcaattttcgtggtcaatatattaatatatcaaaaattttacgataaaatattttgttatattaaaaaataatgtgctTAATTTGTGGTGGTTACATAtctaagaattaattttttgcagagtttttttttttttttatatatattcaaatgttgTGGATCAAACGGGTTGTCTTGTAAGATTAGTAAAGATGCACGTAAGCTGACTCGGATTAATTaagtgaacaaaaaaaaaatgtctctatataatttattatcaaCAATAGCTACCACACTCTTACTCAATCACGattcatattatataagagaaaaatgatGTTGTTAGGGAAAGAAGTACTCCATGAAAtgtttaaatactatttttcaTCTCTCAATTTTGGTCCATCAACTCTATTCATTTTctgaatttcaaaaattataagaagactattgtttttattatttatagaggatttgatctaaaatttaacttaGCTTTCTGAAATTAGGATGTGAATTTTTCCTAATTTCAAACTAGCTAGATCTtatctattttaattcttagcTTTATTCTATGGAGCCAAAATTCACCCATAACATTAACTTCTACACCAAAGTATTATTTCAAAGATGATACCTATCCTAGTCTCGTGCagtgattcaaatttaaaagtattgttCTAGCCTTTTCGTTATACGACGTATACAAACTTTATCAAACTAGCAGTAACTAAATCGAACTTGGCTTCTCCAACATCATTTTCAGATCTTTGGCCATATCTCTTCAATATCTAATcaagtccttttttcttctttttgaagaCCCAGTTAGGTAATTGTCTCTTGATGCTcataatttatgttatataaCCTTTTTTATTGCAACAGATTAAACATATGAGCTTAGATCTTTTATAGTTTAGGGGTAGCCCCTAGAGCCCCTGATAATTATGAACTCATAATGCATATGAAACACACATGTTATCAAACAATTGTAAGGCTGTTAAAGCAACATTAAACCTCAAACCCCTTCCACATATTATGTTTgtagaataataatgaaaagagacgTACTGCTATATCTAATTAACTTCAATAATGTTAACAGTTTGTGGAAAGAAAAGTAtaggttgaaagaaaaagacacatatttttctattctcagaatttaaattcaaaaatgCTATatccaattatatatatatttgcaaagcatggtaaaaaattatcagaaatgtgtttaattaaaaagaacagaaaacaaaatgtaaacaCTTGTTCCAACTTGtcacatttttcttctactttatTATTGCTTTCTACTCTAGACCTAAGCAAAGTTTGAAAGCTAaaacaaatagttttaaaaatttgttttgtgttttcaaatttggtgtAAAAGTCCAACTATCTTActtaaagaaatatgaaaacatgatatgaatttagaataaacaaacataattttttaaataaaaactaaatagttattaaacaattttaaaattgaaatagttagtttaaaattattatttaaattaacaataaagaTTCCTAAAATTATTGCTAGATTATTTAACTCGACTCATCACTTACtttgtgaaagaaaatatgagtttaacaactcattataaaaaaatgtttctattGTATTGAAAtggttataaatttttttattgatggtCGAAATTGGCAAGTAGCGATTGATAATAGTGTCAAAAGTGGCAATAATCAGAGATCATCGAAGATGGTGGTAGAAAGTTGGCTACTTCTCGATGACACACAATTGTCAGAGGTGGGTGGCCAAGATCATCAAAGATTCGTTAACAATAATTGACCCATTGGTAGTGACTAGAGTTGTTGCTCAtataaattagagaaaaagataatCACTAAAcactcaaaataattttttaaaaggttgatttcaaatattagtCCTAAACCAAGTTTGAGTGCATCaacttaaccaaaatatttttttttataaattttcatttatttcaaaattcatattaaatggTTCTCAAACACATGGATTTATCTCAAAaacatcttttaaaacaagttAATTAAAGGTATTTCAAACATAGAGAAATTCAATCAATTTCAATAGATCAAACAAACATGTACAACTTTACCAATCAAATCAATGGAAGAGTCCATGAGCATCTTATCAAACATATTATAAGATTAGACTTAATCGTAGAAAATAAAGCTTAATCTTTAATGATTAGAAAAGTCCAATATATTGAATTCAATAGAATTTGATACATAGAGTTATGGGTCCGTTCGatttacttgaaaaaaaaaagaactttttaaagagttctttttgttaaaacaCAACTAAAATAAAGTAGCAAACTTACCTCTTTCAATTAATGTATAGAAAccatatactaaaaaatattttactaattttcatTATCGTAGAAGACCTACtacaaaatattatgtttaggaacaaatttattaaggGGTTAGCGTCAATAGCAGCGTACGTGTCTCTttacattattgttttttgtattttaatattaattttgaagtgtcatattttaaatgttctGGTGTAGTGGTTGTGCACcactttatatatacatagagggttcaaattttgcacaactacttttacaaaatacattttattctaaacataaacaatttttctttcccctCCAAAGACTCCAAAATGTCAATTTATTGACAGAATTGAATAGcgtcataaaaaataatttaaaaaaaaaaagggaatgaaaacctaacttattttctaacctcctttgttatttaacaaatattttttaaaaaatgtattaaactTCTATTCTCTCAACAACATTCGATGAaagagatattttattttaggtaatttttaaatttatattaacattataaaaaatcatgtgaaaGTTGTACAAAATTGtacagttttttctttattattacaaattgaGTGAAGGTTGATCATCAgtgaaatgtgaaatttttttagtgtatttattatatagtgtcGAGTGTCCTTGTATAAAATTTCTTGATCCGTAAGGATATACTAATAGTTAGTCTTCTACGATGGTTGCTGTCAGAATTGGTGGTGGTTTCTAGATATGGTTGTTGATGGTAGCCGGTGTTGGCTGACAGAGAGCAGTATAGccacaaaaacaaagtaaaactCAAAGGAATTTCCTGCTGGAGTTTATTATTATGACAAACTGGTCAATTTAGCATTATTATCTTAGCATTCCTGTTGAGGATAGCCTTAGTGATTGATTGGTATGCATTTCATCTTCTCATTTCAAACtatcaatcaattaattaacattttctaATTAAGTTGGCTAAGCATGAGATACaagtaaaatcaaaatagttacTAGCAAGAAGGAACTCCAACAAGAACCAACCCAGATTCTCCTTTATTCTCACATCGTTTACATTTACATCTAatgcaaattttatttttcatgccATTTTAGTTCCTTACAAGCTTCAATAAACCCCCCCTCAGGTTATCTTGGAGCATGAATCGAGAATttgaattgagaaaaaaaaaattatgtggATTCGATCTGTACTACCACTACTACAAAAGCAAAAAGGCAAGgaaaataatactaaaaatgtACAAACAATTGTAAAAGACAATCATCATCTTGGACCAGACAACCACATCAGGAGCAAAATGAGAAATGGAAACAATAAACTGGGGAGATCTACTCCGGTGGTAAGAATGAACCATATTATTGAAGTTTTGGCGTGAGCTCTCTTCTTTCTGCCATTCCTGCCATCTTTCAGCTAAACCATCGCCTTCCAGCATTTGCAACACCTCCGACATTTTCGGTAGTTCCACCGGGGAGCTTTGCGTGCAAAGCACAGCAGCAACTTGAATTACCTGCTCCAGTTCTTCCTCTATGTAATTACCCAGGAGATGGGGATCGTCAACCAACGTTGCCAGTTTCTTATGATTTAGAAGTCCTTTTACCTTTAGTTTTGAGTTCATATCACAGCCAACTTGTATTATGCAAGTGTTTGTTTATTACTAGGAAGATCAAAATACCACGGatcaacaagaaaaaacatgTAAAAATGTACTGAGTAACACTAAAACTCTATCAGAGATACTGATGAGAATACAAGAGGATCAATTGAAAGTAAGCTTGTGGGAGAAATTGCAAAACAAGTCCTCAAGAATAAGAGATATTACAATCTCATTGACAAAACACACTCTCAGCAAACTGTAAAGTTCGGGAGATTTTAGAATCTTGTTGTTTCAATAGAATATCGCCATGAGGCCTTTTACACATCATCCATGTCTTTGATTGAATGAGAAAAGGCTGAGTAAGGCAGCCATATAACACCCAAATTCACAGTTATTCTAAACGTATTTGTGAGAATCCTATCTAGTTAGAGGTATATAGGTAAGATTAGTATatgatattaataaaatgtattgtGGGTCATTAGGTATTCATCTGTTGGATATAAATAGTGGGAGTTGTGGACCATAGAACATGTAGATGATTTTGGTGAAAGTTTCCAATGGGAGACTTCGGGAGAGAGATATCCCTCTCGAAAGGCTACTAGTAtattgccttttttttttaatattgcaaTATATTGCTAtcttttgtattctttttgtAGAGTTTTGTCGTTAGGTTggtattttattctaaaaagagatttgattctgtatattaatgtaaataaggtTTAGTTATTTTGGGTAATgatattaatgtaaataaagtaggtTTAGTTTATTTGGGTAACTAACCTTGTATAAATACACTCCCTTTGATCAATCAAATAGATAAAGAGAATATTCTTCAGAATATACTTtcacatggtatcagagctagGGTTTTTCATCTtagccgccgccgccgccgtcGCCGCACACCCGTGAAAGTCTCCGTCTCCGTCTCCGTCGCCGTCGCCGCCCACTCGCAGCCGTTCCGTCATCGTCATCCTCATCGCGCCGCAGACAGCTTCGATCTGTCTCCAGCCCTTCCGCGCGCCTTGCAGACAGCTCCGATCTGTCTCCAGCCACAACATCGGCGTCGCGCCGATCAGCAGCAGCCTCGGCATCGCAGCAGCCTCGGCATCGCAACATCGGCCGTTTCCGCTCCGATTCATCTCCATCCGCGAGGCAGCCGCATCGTTTCCGCTCCGATTCGTCTCCATCCGCGAGGCAGCCGTACGCGTCACCTTCCGATTCGTCTCCATCCGCGAGGCAGCCGTACGCGTCACCTTGCGGCCGCCGTCCAGATCTGTACCGCAAAACCTTCCGCCGCTGCCGCCATTGCTCTTCCGCCGCTGTCCAGCCGTCTCAGCCGGATCTGCCTCCGTTGGAAACCCTATCTTTCCAAGtttctttgatttcatttttcgCAGATCTAGCTCCGTCTTCCACTCTGTCGATGTTTCGAAGTTCGTAGATCGATAGATCTTTTGTAGATCTACACGCTGATCGTGGTTTCTTGTCGATTCGGTCTCTGGTGACAGATCTGCACGGTTCAACACCAGATCTGACGAATCCTTCAGCCGTTTgtcttcaagttttttttgttgtttgtctCCGTTCCCAGCCGTGCACCCCTGAATCCAGTCACGGCCGAAAATCCGCATTGTTAACCCCAAATCAAAATGGAGAGAGACCATATCTTTAGACCCATTTCTACCATACTTGATGGTACAAATTATATCACATGggcaaatcaaatgaaaagttttcttattggaaGAAAACTATGGCGCATTGTAACTGGCGACATCACCAAACCAACTGCAAAGGAAGGGGATAACACATTCATTGAACGTCTCGAAGATTGGGACagtaaaaatcatcaaattatcaCCTGGCTTGGTAACACCTCTATTCCCGCTATACATGCACAGTTTGATGCCTTTCATGATGCTAAAATATTATGGGATTTTTTGTCTACACGCTTCAAGTCTATTGGTTTAGCCCATTATTACCAACTGCACAGTACACTTGTAAATCTAAATCAAGATTCTGGTCAGTCTGTTAATGAATATTTGGCAGTTCTTCAACCCATTTGGACTCAACTTGACCAAGCGAACATCAGCAAAGATCATCTTCGCCTTATTAAAGTCCTTATGGGATTACGTCCAGAATATGAATCTGTTAGAGCTGCTTTACTACACCGGAATCCCTTACCCTCATTAGATGCAGCTATTCAAGAAATTCTGTTTGAAGAAAAGCGTCTTGGCATCAACTCTACTAAACAATCTGATGTTGTCCTTGCTAGCACATACACTCCCAACAGAGCCGCAAATATGTTTTGTAAGAATTGTAAGCTCTCTGGTCACAAATTTAGTAACTGTCCTAAAATAGAGTGCAGGTACTGCCATAAACATGGCCACATTCTGGATAACTGCCCTACCAGACCACCCCGACCTCCTAGCACTtccacaaaagagaaaatttttacCAAACATGGTTCCTCATCTGTTGTTGCTGCGACCTCGGATGATTCATCCCCATTCAGATAAGTGATCTTCAGAGCTTATTGAATCAACTAATTTCATCATCATCCGCTCTGGCTGTTTCATCAGGTAATCGATGGCTTCTTGATTCTGCCTGTTGTAATCATATGACCTCTGACTCTTCTCTTATGTCTACGTCTAGCCCTACAAAATCTTTACCTCCTATTTATGCTGCTGATGGTAATTGTATGAACATCTCTCATACTGGTACCATTGATACTCCCAGTGTACATCTTCCCATACTTACTGTGTTCCTAACCTGACCTTTAATCTAGTGTCTGTTGGTCAATTATGTGATCTGGGcttaaatgtttcattttctcccaatGGTTGTCAGGTTCAGGATCCGCAGACGGGACAGACGATTGGAACGGGTCGCAAAGTGGGAAGATTGTTTGAGCTCACATCACTTCGGATTTCATCTCCTTCTTCCATCTCTGCTTCGGTCACTGATTCTGACACATATCAGTGGCATCTTCGTCTTGGTCATGCTTCCTCTGAAAAACTTCGTCATTTAATTTCTGTTAACAATTTGACTAATCTTACTAaatttgttccttttaattgtttgaattgcaAACTTGCTAAACAACCTGCcttatctttttctcaatCCATCTCTAATTGTGATAAACCTTTTGATTAGTGCATTCTGATATTTGGGGTCCTGCCCCAATTACTACTGTTCATGGTTATCGCTACtatgttttattcattgatGACTACTCTCGATTTACATGgatttactttctaaaacatCGTTCTGAATTATCTCGCACATATATTGAGTTTGCTAACATGATTCGCACTCAATTTTCCTCTCCCATCAAAATTCTTCGCACTGATAATGCTTTGGAATATAAAGATtccatccttctttcttttctttcccaacaGGGCACTATTGTTCAGCGCTCTTGCCCTCATacctctcaacaaaatggacgTGCTGAGCGCAAACATCGTCACATTCTTGACTCAGTACGTGCCCTCCTTCTTTCTGCCTCTTGTCCAGAAAAATTCTGGGGTGAAGCTGCCCTTACATCAGTATATACAATCAATCGTCTCCCTTCCTCTGTCCTTCAAAATACCTCTCCGTTCGAAAAACTATATGGTATTTCTCCCGACTATTCTAAACTCAAAGTTTTTGGTAGTGCCTGCTTCGTTCTGTTACATCCTCATGAACACAATAAACTTGAACCACGTGCCCGTCTCTGTTGCTTCCTTGGCTATGGCACCGAACACAAAGGATTTCGTTGTTGGGACCCTCTTTCCAACCGACTCCGGATATCTCGGCATGTCACTTTTTGGGAACACACTATGTTCTCTCGTTTGTCCTCCTTCCACACCTCCTTCTCTAGTCCTCAATCTTTCTTTACAAACACATCTGTTGacctttttcctctctctgaACCCACCTTGGATACTGAGCTTGCACAATCTTCACCTGCTACTGCAAATCTGGATCCACCGTCTGTCTCCGATGATGTTCCTGAATCGCCACCTGCTACTCCTCTTCGTCGCTCTACCAGGGTAAGAGAACCTCCCCCTCATCTCACTGATTACCATTGTTTTTCTACCATTGTTTCCCTTGTTGAACCCACCTCTTATCAAGAGGCCAGTATTAACCCAGTATGGCAGAAAGCAATGGATGAAGAATTACAGGCTCTTGAAAAGACGCACACTTGGGACTATGTTGATTTACCTCCCGGTAAAAGACCCATTGGTTGCAAAtggatttacaaaatcaaaactcactCTGATGGAACTATTGAACGTTATAAAGCTCGGCTTGTTGCAAAAGGATACTCACAAGAATATGGGATAGACTATGAAGAAACATTTGCCCCTGTTGCCCGGATGACATCTGTTCGCAGCTTGTTAGCTGTTGCTGCTGCCAAACAGTGGCCTCTTTTtcagatggatgtcaaaaatgcatttcttcACGGCAACCTATCTGAAGAAGTGTATATGAAGCCACCTCAGGGAACTTCTCCTCCTCCCAACAAGGTGTGTCTCCTTCGTCGCGCTCTATACGGTCTAAAACAGGCTCCACGAGCTTGGTTTGCCACGTTTAGCTCCACCATTACTCAACTTGGATTTACCTCCAGCTCTCACGACAATGCCCTTTTTACACGACAGACAACTCATGGTAttgttcttctccttctttatgttgatgatatgattattACTGGTAATGATCAACAGGCCATATCCGACCTACAACAATATCTTGGTCaacattttgagatgaaagaccTTGGATCTCTCAATTACTTTCTCGGTCTTGAAGTCTCTCACCGTTCAGATGGTTATCTGTTATCTCAAGCGAAATATGCATCTGATCTAATAGCACGCTCAGGAATTACAGACTCCACCACATCTTCAACACCGTTAGATCCTCATGTCCATCTAACTCCGTTTGATGGTGTTCCTCTTGACGATGCAAGCTTGTATCGGCAACTTGTTGGCAGTCTTATATACCTAACAGTAACTCGCCCAGATATTGCATATGCTGTTCATATTGTCAGTCAATTTATG
Coding sequences within:
- the LOC105436086 gene encoding 7-deoxyloganetin glucosyltransferase, translating into MGSLTKVDQGKQQPHAVLFPYPSQGHISPMLKLAKLFHHKGFHITFVNTEYNHRRLLRSRGPNSLDGLPDFHFRAIPDGLPPSDGNSTQHIPSLCYSASRNCLAPLCSLISEINSSGTVPPVSCIIGDGVMTFTVFAAQKFGIPIASFWTASACGCLGYMQYAKLVEQGLVPFKDENFTTNGDLEETIEWIPPMEKIRLRDIPSFIRTTDKDDIMLNFFLEQLETLPKANAIIMNTFDSLEHHVLEALSSKLPPIYPIGPINSLVAELIKDEKVKDIRSNLWDEQSECMKWLDSQQPNSVVYVNFGSITVMSPEHLVEFAWGLANSEKPFLWIVRPDLVEGETALLPAEFLAETKERGMLGDWCNQEEVLKHPSVGGFLTHSGWNSTMESIAGGVAMISWPFFAEQQTNCRYCKTEWGNGLEIDSNVRREDVEKLVRELMEGEKGEDMKRNAEEWKRKAEEACKNGGSSLTNLDRVISEILSSKEKSKLECQN